Within the Maridesulfovibrio bastinii DSM 16055 genome, the region AAATCTAAAGGCATTCATATTATGAGTGAGAAGGAATACTTAGACCTTCTGAAATAATGAATTTGTATTATCGGCTGTCTTCACGGATGATCAGGCAGTCTGAGAAAGCTTACAGTTAAAAGCAGGAGAAACTTATGACTGATGTAGTTATTATAGGTGCTAAAGGCCGGATGGGAGCAACTCTTGTCCGTTTGACACAGGAAAGTGAGGAATTGAATCTTGCAGCAGTGATGGAGAGATCCGGATGTGAGGATGGTCTTGATTCTTTAGGATGTGTGTGCGGTACAGATGCGAAAGAAGTTCTGACAAGGGTTCCGGGAGCGGTCATTGTGGACTTTACATCACCGCAGGCAACTTTAAATTTATTGGATACCGCAGCTATTACAGGAAATCCTGTAGTTATTGGTACAACCGGGTTTACTCCTGAACAAATCGAGAAAATTAAAGAGTATGCCTGTAAGATACCTGTTTTCATGGCTCCCAACATGAGTGTTGGTATCAATGTGTTACTTAAAATGCTTCCGCAATTAGTCCAAATGCTTGGTCCTGCTTATGATCTGGAAATGACGGAAATTCATCATAATAAAAAGGTTGATGCTCCCAGTGGAACGGCTTTGAAACTGGCTGAATGTTTGGCTCAGGCCAGAGGTCTGGTCTATGACGAAGTCAAGAAGCATGGCCGTGACGGAATTGTTGGTGCCCGCACTAAGGATGAAATAGGTGTGATGGCTGTTCGTGGTGGAGATGTTGTAGGTGATCATACCGTATATTTTCTCGGACCCGGTGAGCGCATTGAAGTTACCCATAGAGCGCATACCAGAGAAACATTTGCGCAGGGAGCTCTAAGAGCTGCAGGATGGCTTTCAGCTTGCAAACCCGGAAAAATATATTCAATGAGTGATATGTTTTAATAATTTGAATTAAAATATAAAAACCGGACATTAGCTAATGTCCGGTTTTTATATTTAATGAGTAAGTTGGAAGAAATATAATTTTATTCTTCCAGAAATTTTTTCATAAATTGGTAGAGATGCTCCATTTCCTCTTCAAGTTCTTTCAGATTTGCTTCAATTACAACTGCGTCATTTTTCAAAGCACTTTTTTCAAGTTTCAAGCATGATTCTCTTACCCGGTCTGCTCCCATTGTAGCTGAGGCGCCTTTGAGAGAATGGGCCAGATATTTAAGTTCTTTGAAATTATTGCTTTTAAAAGCTTCTTTTATTTTTATAACTCGCGCAGGTTCATCCCTAATAAAGACTTCAAAAAGGCGTTTGGTGAAATCTTTCTTAGTGGAAGCCATGGATTCAAGCCAGTTTTGATTGATCGGTTCTATTTTATTCATGCGCTAATAAGTGGCTGGAGTTTGCTTGGTGTGTTGTCTTAGCTGATCTAAACTGTACGACTACGCTTTTAAGTAAAATGTTAAATAGTTAAGGAAGAACTTATACTACTGACAGGATATATAATCTACTATTTTGAATGTTGATTTTTGGGGGCTATGTTCAGCGTTTTCAAAAACAGCTCTTTACTGTAATTATCGGAATTTGTTGTATTAAAACATAGTTGGATAAAATTTCTATTAAGTTAGCATAAAAATGGAATTATTACTAACTTATTGAATCAAATCAAAGTTACAGTGGAAACAGTAATTAGTTATCTAAATTAATGTAATATTTCTCAAACAAAGATGATTTTTTAAGGATATGAGCTGCGGCAGATAGCCAATAATACTTAGGGAACGATTTAAAATTATTAATTATTGTTTCTTGTTAATTGTCTCCTAAGCGATTTGATATTTTAATTTTAAAATCCCGTCCGATTAATCGGGCGGGATTTCAGTTTTATTCCTCTTCCAAGTTTGCTTTTAAAAATAAAGATTTTGAAAGGGCATCGAAGAATTGCTGATAAGGCTTAGGATCGGTTACCGGATAGATATTGTATTGTGCGTTTGCCCTCACAGCTAGTTCGTTTTCACTTTTGGGTCTGATTGTAACAGTCATTTTAAGATTATACCTGTTCAATTTTGTTCCAGATACTGAGCCCAGTGTGCTGTCTGCTTTGTCTATGATAAAGCCAAGGTCTTGCAGGGTAGCTATAACTGTTCGCAATGTGCCTTCACGGTCTGATGTTTCAAAAACTCTGGTTTGCATGGAGCGTAGCTTTAGCTGCGATTCATCAGAGTCTAAAATCTTTTTGTTGCGTCCTGCACAGCCCGCAGCACTGAACATCAATATAAGGGACAAGAATATAATAGTATTTCTGAAATGGTTGCATTTTATCATAAGTTGTGGGCCTCTAAGAATACTGATTTGCTGAGTTTGTCAAAAAATTCTTGGTAGATATTGTCGTCTGTAATTGATTCCATTCGAGTTGCTAAGCGTTGAGTATTATAAATAATTCTTTGGAATGTTACTCGCATAGCCACTTTTCCAGAGGAAAGGAGAGTCTTAAGCTTGGCATCAACCTCGTCACCGAAATGATCAGATAAATTTGTAACAACTGTCTTAATGAGATTTTGCTGAATTTTTCCGTCAAGGCCGCCAGATAGTTCACTGTTAAGAACCTGTTCAGTTTTTTCATGAATTTTTCTAGTCAGTTTTTGGCGGAGTTTGTCAGTGACTTTGTCAGCAACTTCCTTGTTAAAATCTATTGGTCTGGTAACTATGGATACTCGAATCAATTGATCTGAATCTACTGGCATAGCTACACCGGTAAATGCAGCAATAAGGATAGCTCCGGCAATTTGCCCACCGTCTGTAGCATCTCTATGCTTTGATGCTGTAATAACACCAAGGTTTATTTCTGATTCCTGTAAGTTGAAGCCCATATCCTGTAATACCTGAGCTCCGGCAGTGATAAGGATTTGTTCGTCACCGGTTTCAAAGTAACGGGTTTGCCGTTCTCTGTCCTTCATGCTTTGTGGAGAAAGAGCCAGTGCATCTTTAGGTATTTTGGGTGTGCAGCCAGAAAAAAAAGCCAGAATTAATAAGATTGGAGCAACCTTGAATAAATAACGCATTAAGAACGCTCCTAAAATGTTGACTGGCGATATGCGAAATCGCGCACAAGGCCTTTTTTATCAAATTTAATTATGATGGTAAGAGTTTTTTGAGTAGTGCTTCCGGCACCAGTATCTTTACTGCCACCAATAAGGATCAGAGTTCCAAATCCATGAGATGTTGAATAGACTTTTTCAGTAGATATCTTATCGTAAGCCCATACTTCACGTCTCTGACTGTCAGTGCTGACAATATTGGGTGATCCCAGAACTTCCATCACTTCAGCCCCGCTCATACCAACCTTGATCTCTCTTTGAACCTTGCCGACAGTTAGTTTGTCCGTACTTGGTTCCTCAACCTGAGCCCTGTGTTTTGACGCAGCTATACAGCCAGTCATGATCAGGCAAAGGGTGGAGAGAATGATAAGCATTAATAATTGATTGACTGCCTTTTTCATAATTCCCCCTGCATAAATATTATATATTTATTAATTAATAAAAAAATTAATTACTTATATATAATCTTTTAAAAAAATCAATTGATATAATTAAATAAATAATAAAATAAAATTAATAAAATAAGAGTGTTATGTATAAAAATGCAATATTTAAAAATTTTGTATTTTAGAGCAATAATTTTCTGGAAGATGTTATTATGTAACTTAATTTATAAATTTATCTATAATAAGTGTTAAAATTAGAACGTCTCGGGCAGGTCTTGGTGATTTAAGTGAGGGAAGGGGATACTAACTATATATTGTAGATATGGTGATATAAGATGGGAAAATTTAGAAGCTTATCTTATTTAGCCGAATTGGTTTTATATACGGGATTATTTATCGCTTTCTGGATTACATTAAATAGTGCTCAGCCTGCCTGAATTGGCTAAAGCAGCTCAGGCAGGCTGATTGATTTTTTATTTTACGAAAATTTTTTTAAACTCATTTTTCATTGATATTACATTCCAACCAAATTTTTTGGCCATTTTGAGCCAGTCGGTATTTTCATTATATTTGTACTCACGTTTCTGGTCATCATGGTAGATCATCATAGCCAGACTTTTATATTTTTTATTTCCAATAGCATAATTAAACATACTGAAGTCGCC harbors:
- the dapB gene encoding 4-hydroxy-tetrahydrodipicolinate reductase, encoding MTDVVIIGAKGRMGATLVRLTQESEELNLAAVMERSGCEDGLDSLGCVCGTDAKEVLTRVPGAVIVDFTSPQATLNLLDTAAITGNPVVIGTTGFTPEQIEKIKEYACKIPVFMAPNMSVGINVLLKMLPQLVQMLGPAYDLEMTEIHHNKKVDAPSGTALKLAECLAQARGLVYDEVKKHGRDGIVGARTKDEIGVMAVRGGDVVGDHTVYFLGPGERIEVTHRAHTRETFAQGALRAAGWLSACKPGKIYSMSDMF
- a CDS encoding Hpt domain-containing protein, giving the protein MNKIEPINQNWLESMASTKKDFTKRLFEVFIRDEPARVIKIKEAFKSNNFKELKYLAHSLKGASATMGADRVRESCLKLEKSALKNDAVVIEANLKELEEEMEHLYQFMKKFLEE
- the bamE gene encoding outer membrane protein assembly factor BamE domain-containing protein, with product MKKAVNQLLMLIILSTLCLIMTGCIAASKHRAQVEEPSTDKLTVGKVQREIKVGMSGAEVMEVLGSPNIVSTDSQRREVWAYDKISTEKVYSTSHGFGTLILIGGSKDTGAGSTTQKTLTIIIKFDKKGLVRDFAYRQSTF